A region from the Paenibacillus humicola genome encodes:
- a CDS encoding carbohydrate ABC transporter permease, whose protein sequence is MKKWIRGDSAAAWLFLVPSGAGFALFYLIPFVRAVFDSFTDGTADSHFAGLANYRGLLASESFRKAASNTFYFSAVSVPLILALSLVLAMLLNKNLYVRSWLRTAYVLPLVVPVASIVLIWQILFDWNGSVNAWLSGFGYERVDWMETDAARVVVLVVYLWKNIGYNVILLLAGLQQIPKEYYETAQIEGAGRFRQFRSITMVYLTSAMFFVVIMSILNSFKVFRETYLIAGDYPHDSIYMLQHYMNNMFASLDIQKLTAAAALMAGSILLIVTGLFTLERRYRRFME, encoded by the coding sequence ATGAAGAAATGGATTCGCGGCGATTCAGCGGCCGCATGGCTGTTTCTCGTTCCGAGCGGAGCCGGATTTGCGCTGTTTTACCTGATACCGTTTGTCAGAGCCGTATTCGATTCGTTTACGGACGGCACGGCGGACAGCCATTTTGCCGGATTGGCCAATTACCGCGGGCTGCTTGCGAGCGAGTCCTTCCGCAAGGCGGCGTCCAACACGTTTTATTTCAGCGCGGTTAGCGTTCCGCTTATCCTTGCGCTGTCGTTAGTTTTGGCGATGCTGCTCAACAAAAATCTGTATGTGAGAAGTTGGCTGCGAACCGCATATGTGCTGCCGCTTGTCGTTCCCGTCGCCTCGATTGTTCTGATCTGGCAGATTCTGTTCGATTGGAACGGCTCCGTAAACGCCTGGCTGAGCGGCTTCGGATACGAACGCGTGGATTGGATGGAGACCGATGCGGCCCGGGTGGTCGTCCTCGTCGTTTATTTATGGAAGAACATCGGCTATAACGTCATTTTATTGTTGGCTGGACTGCAGCAAATTCCGAAGGAGTATTACGAAACCGCCCAAATTGAAGGCGCCGGGCGTTTCCGGCAGTTTCGCAGCATTACGATGGTTTATTTGACGTCCGCCATGTTCTTTGTCGTCATCATGTCGATTTTGAATTCGTTCAAGGTTTTCCGGGAAACGTATTTGATCGCAGGCGATTATCCGCATGACAGTATCTATATGCTGCAGCATTATATGAACAATATGTTCGCGTCGCTGGACATTCAGAAGCTGACGGCCGCGGCAGCTTTGATGGCCGGAAGTATTCTTCTGATCGTCACGGGATTGTTTACGCTTGAACGCCGGTATCGGCGGTTCATGGAATAG
- a CDS encoding ABC transporter substrate-binding protein — MKKWLYSLGTGMLILSISACSSGGGGDTATKDKPGVKAGKTTVTLAVQQPSAFYETAKKKFEAKYPDIDLQIQVTEDYEKYQKTINAAILSRKGPDLFEISDLPLDDYVSKHLLLNMEEPMEQWNKNDYQMNILDALKSNGGLYAMPIGFYLRAFVGDGDMLKNVNIDDKHWTWKEFEEISKKLGESGTERRYAMASEPPEVLLQERIVDQYTAFVDQAAKKAKFDAPQFVETMEQIKKMYDNQVMTSEPADAGRQMFYSTVLQSPADLIKGLYGIFPNPKLLQKPEQPGGTRIVPASEFAIQAQSPVKEEAWKFIAFLLSGEGQSLQERQGFSLLKSVNEKQLDDIQKQVGSGTYKLPDGTAPKVPNEQFTSFKQFINTADYYSDADGKVISIIGNDSSAFFGGQKSAGEVAKLIQNKVTTVLNE; from the coding sequence ATGAAAAAGTGGCTGTACAGCTTGGGGACCGGTATGTTAATCCTATCGATCTCCGCATGCAGCTCCGGAGGCGGCGGGGATACGGCAACTAAAGACAAACCGGGTGTCAAAGCGGGGAAAACAACCGTTACGTTGGCGGTCCAGCAGCCGAGCGCCTTTTATGAGACGGCGAAGAAGAAGTTTGAAGCCAAGTATCCGGACATCGATCTTCAAATTCAAGTTACGGAAGATTATGAAAAATACCAAAAAACGATCAATGCGGCCATCCTTTCGCGGAAAGGCCCGGATCTATTCGAAATAAGCGACTTGCCTCTCGATGATTATGTGAGCAAACATCTTCTCCTGAACATGGAAGAACCGATGGAGCAGTGGAATAAAAACGATTACCAAATGAACATTTTGGACGCGTTGAAGTCAAATGGCGGTTTGTATGCCATGCCGATCGGGTTCTACCTGCGGGCGTTCGTAGGCGATGGAGACATGCTTAAGAACGTGAACATCGACGATAAGCATTGGACTTGGAAGGAGTTTGAGGAGATTTCGAAGAAACTGGGAGAGAGCGGTACGGAACGCCGTTACGCGATGGCAAGCGAGCCTCCGGAGGTTCTTCTTCAAGAAAGGATCGTGGATCAATACACGGCGTTCGTGGATCAAGCCGCAAAAAAGGCGAAATTCGACGCTCCCCAATTCGTGGAAACGATGGAGCAGATTAAAAAAATGTACGATAATCAAGTCATGACTTCGGAACCGGCGGATGCAGGCAGGCAAATGTTCTATTCGACCGTTTTGCAGTCGCCGGCGGATTTGATCAAAGGTCTGTATGGCATTTTCCCAAATCCGAAGCTGCTGCAAAAACCGGAACAACCCGGCGGAACGCGAATTGTCCCCGCATCGGAGTTCGCCATTCAAGCCCAATCTCCGGTTAAAGAGGAGGCTTGGAAGTTTATTGCCTTCTTGTTATCCGGCGAAGGGCAGTCCCTGCAAGAAAGACAAGGATTTTCACTGCTTAAATCGGTGAATGAGAAGCAGCTGGACGATATTCAGAAACAGGTCGGAAGCGGAACGTACAAGCTTCCGGACGGGACAGCGCCCAAAGTGCCGAACGAACAATTCACCTCGTTCAAGCAGTTCATCAATACAGCGGATTATTATTCGGATGCCGACGGTAAAGTGATTTCCATTATCGGAAACGACTCCAGCGCGTTTTTCGGCGGGCAAAAGTCTGCCGGGGAAGTCGCCAAGCTGATCCAGAATAAAGTGACAACCGTGTTAAACGAATAG
- a CDS encoding efflux RND transporter periplasmic adaptor subunit, which produces MELAKEPGVRRRKRSIQIVTAAFMGLLLFFTLFSSTLQTLTLPKVITEPLASGSLLFTIEGSGTLQPVAEARLSNPAGLSVRKILVKEGDSVKKGQKLIQYDSDTLKEELEDETASLEKLKIELLNAQDAFIRSTKGGDDNDIRSAGRAIETLKLDVSSQERKIIELRDSLAGKQELTAPFDGRITQLNAVEGLASSGEPDVQISNTSLGYELAISADAALLSGLGISVGSKVGVEVRPAQERQPRIIDGTIAEMDPAEPGNASSSGDESGQTLPVPQQVIRIKVADPELKGGEQARVKIEKRSLAEGKVISSEAVHQDRDGNFVYKMDEQRGALGNVFIARKVRVQSIRANGSETMIQADSLYKGDLIILESSEPLQDGNRVRLQ; this is translated from the coding sequence ATGGAGCTGGCTAAAGAACCGGGTGTTCGCAGGCGCAAACGAAGCATTCAAATCGTGACCGCTGCGTTTATGGGGCTGTTACTCTTTTTTACGCTGTTCAGCAGCACGCTGCAAACGCTGACTTTGCCGAAGGTCATAACGGAACCGCTGGCAAGCGGAAGCCTTTTATTTACGATCGAGGGCAGCGGCACACTGCAGCCGGTCGCCGAAGCGAGATTATCGAACCCGGCCGGGTTGAGCGTCCGGAAAATCCTCGTCAAAGAAGGAGACTCGGTAAAGAAGGGACAAAAGCTGATTCAATATGACAGCGATACGCTCAAAGAGGAATTGGAAGACGAAACCGCCAGCCTGGAGAAACTGAAAATCGAGCTGTTGAACGCTCAGGACGCGTTCATCCGGTCGACGAAGGGAGGAGATGACAACGATATCCGGAGTGCGGGACGCGCGATCGAAACGCTTAAACTCGATGTAAGCTCGCAGGAACGCAAAATCATCGAGCTGAGAGACAGCCTGGCAGGCAAACAGGAGCTGACTGCTCCGTTCGACGGCAGGATAACACAATTGAATGCCGTCGAAGGGCTGGCATCATCGGGAGAACCGGATGTTCAGATCTCGAATACCAGCCTTGGCTATGAGCTGGCGATATCCGCCGATGCCGCGCTTTTGTCCGGCTTGGGGATTTCGGTCGGATCGAAGGTCGGGGTGGAGGTCCGGCCTGCCCAGGAACGGCAGCCCCGTATCATCGACGGCACGATCGCTGAAATGGACCCTGCTGAACCCGGAAACGCGAGCTCGTCCGGAGATGAGAGCGGCCAGACCTTACCGGTTCCTCAGCAGGTCATTCGCATCAAGGTCGCGGATCCGGAGCTTAAAGGAGGTGAGCAGGCACGGGTCAAAATCGAGAAACGCTCCCTCGCGGAAGGAAAGGTTATATCCAGCGAGGCTGTGCATCAGGACCGTGACGGCAATTTTGTTTATAAAATGGACGAGCAGAGAGGAGCTCTGGGAAATGTTTTCATTGCCCGCAAAGTCCGCGTTCAGTCCATCAGGGCGAATGGCAGCGAGACGATGATTCAAGCCGACAGCCTCTATAAGGGCGATCTGATTATTCTGGAAAGCAGCGAGCCCTTACAGGACGGAAACCGTGTTCGTTTGCAGTAG
- a CDS encoding ABC transporter ATP-binding protein produces MLALDIRNLNKKYPHFQLRDVSFQLERGYIMGFIGANGAGKTTTIKSIMNMIRTDGGEVHILGKNMAEHELELKQEIGCAFGGIDFYTRSRIKTLTDTIKSFYKNWDEKAYSGYLRRFKLDENKKVAELSTGMKVKYSLALALSHGAKLLILDEPTSGLDPVARDDLLDLFQELVAGGEISILFSTHITSDLEKCADFITFIADGQIINSAEKEEFKQSYRLLNGDESELDQVKDGMISYKVNSFGFTGLIRSQDFDPSSGINATTPNLEEIMIYFAKKEPAYV; encoded by the coding sequence ATGCTGGCATTAGACATTCGAAACTTAAACAAGAAATACCCCCATTTTCAGTTGAGGGACGTATCGTTTCAGCTGGAACGGGGTTATATTATGGGCTTTATCGGAGCCAACGGAGCGGGGAAAACCACCACCATCAAATCGATCATGAATATGATTCGTACCGATGGCGGAGAGGTTCATATTCTGGGCAAGAACATGGCCGAACACGAACTCGAATTGAAGCAAGAAATCGGATGCGCATTCGGCGGCATCGACTTTTATACGCGCAGCAGGATCAAAACGCTGACCGATACGATCAAGAGCTTCTATAAAAATTGGGACGAAAAGGCCTACTCCGGTTATTTGAGACGATTCAAATTGGATGAGAATAAAAAAGTCGCCGAATTGTCAACGGGGATGAAAGTCAAGTACAGTCTGGCTCTTGCCTTATCCCATGGCGCAAAGCTTCTTATTCTCGACGAACCGACAAGCGGGCTCGATCCGGTGGCCAGAGACGATCTGCTGGATCTTTTTCAAGAGCTTGTCGCAGGCGGCGAGATCAGTATTCTTTTCTCGACCCATATTACCTCCGATTTGGAAAAGTGCGCGGATTTCATTACTTTTATCGCGGACGGACAAATCATTAACAGCGCCGAGAAAGAAGAGTTTAAGCAGTCTTATCGCTTGCTGAACGGTGATGAAAGCGAGCTGGACCAGGTGAAAGACGGGATGATTTCCTACAAAGTCAATTCGTTCGGCTTTACGGGATTGATTCGCTCGCAAGATTTCGATCCTTCCTCCGGCATCAACGCCACCACGCCGAATCTGGAGGAAATTATGATTTACTTCGCGAAAAAGGAGCCTGCGTATGTATAA
- a CDS encoding carbohydrate ABC transporter permease, translating to MPAAKGVKKIALTVAAAAIAVLFLFPVGITFTNSLMTGQEISIDYGPIGQMNEEAARRAASFSNLKLVPDQVTLEQYGKVLAGSPKYLMMFWNSVFMVVPIVAGQTFVAELAAYAFSKLRFHGRDRLFLVYVLTMLMPFQVTLVPNYLMADELGLLNRAGAMIWPGIFAPFGVFMLRQFMLDIPYAYIEAAKMDGAGHVHIFGKIIIPMIKPALAALVVLLFVDYWNMVEQPLVFLDDPFKQPLSVYLSSINGDTGIAFAASMLYMTPMVLLFLYAESYFVQGIQLSGIKG from the coding sequence GTGCCAGCTGCCAAAGGAGTGAAAAAAATCGCGTTAACCGTTGCCGCTGCTGCAATAGCCGTTCTGTTTTTGTTCCCGGTCGGGATCACGTTTACAAATTCGCTCATGACCGGGCAGGAAATAAGCATCGATTACGGGCCCATCGGGCAGATGAACGAAGAAGCAGCCAGGAGAGCGGCCTCTTTTTCGAATTTAAAGCTCGTGCCGGATCAAGTGACCTTGGAGCAGTATGGCAAAGTGCTGGCGGGCAGCCCGAAATATTTGATGATGTTTTGGAATTCGGTTTTTATGGTCGTGCCGATCGTCGCCGGACAAACGTTTGTCGCAGAGCTTGCCGCTTATGCGTTCTCCAAGCTGCGGTTCCATGGGCGGGATCGCCTGTTTCTCGTCTATGTATTGACGATGCTGATGCCGTTTCAAGTGACACTGGTGCCGAATTACCTGATGGCGGATGAGCTTGGGCTGCTGAATCGGGCAGGTGCGATGATATGGCCCGGCATATTCGCGCCTTTCGGCGTGTTTATGCTCCGGCAGTTCATGCTGGATATTCCGTATGCCTACATCGAGGCGGCCAAAATGGATGGAGCGGGACATGTGCACATTTTCGGCAAAATTATCATTCCGATGATCAAACCGGCCCTCGCTGCCCTTGTTGTTCTCCTGTTCGTCGATTACTGGAACATGGTGGAGCAGCCGCTCGTTTTTCTGGACGATCCGTTCAAGCAGCCTTTATCGGTCTATTTATCCAGCATCAACGGAGATACCGGGATTGCTTTCGCTGCGTCCATGCTCTATATGACGCCGATGGTGCTGCTGTTTCTGTACGCGGAATCGTATTTCGTTCAAGGCATCCAATTGTCCGGCATTAAGGGATAA
- a CDS encoding glycoside hydrolase family 43 protein, with protein sequence MPVYNAASDAANPRKGHRLKDIPVHDPFVVADKENRVYYLYTSAIPRFTGLDRHGVLMYKSADLLDWEGPFVVFTVPDNVWAHPGHGTWAPEVHAYQGRYYLFVTLHNQERILAEPPEVWKINHMRGTAIAASDSPEGPFRLLQTDGPVPPADFMTLDGTLYTDEDGQPWMVYAHEWIQLIDGTFEAIRLRGDLTEAGGEPVHLFKASDAPWIKAEAKPDTKHRVYVTDGCQLYRTSGGRLVMLWSSYNKDGYVQTIARSRSGRLEGPWEQLEPLVYGDSGHGMLFETFAGETLLILHRPFRMPESRANIYAMRDTGVSFEVVRARDDLHGS encoded by the coding sequence ATGCCGGTTTATAACGCCGCTTCGGACGCGGCCAATCCGCGCAAGGGCCATCGGCTGAAGGATATCCCGGTACACGATCCATTTGTAGTGGCCGATAAGGAGAACCGCGTTTATTATCTGTACACCAGCGCGATTCCCCGGTTCACCGGCCTCGACCGGCACGGCGTGCTGATGTATAAAAGCGCGGATTTGCTGGACTGGGAAGGCCCTTTTGTCGTTTTTACCGTTCCCGACAACGTGTGGGCGCATCCCGGCCACGGGACATGGGCCCCTGAGGTGCACGCGTACCAGGGCCGATATTATTTGTTCGTCACTTTACATAATCAGGAACGTATTCTCGCGGAGCCTCCCGAGGTGTGGAAAATCAATCACATGCGGGGCACCGCCATCGCGGCGAGCGACTCCCCGGAAGGGCCGTTCCGCCTGCTGCAGACGGACGGCCCGGTTCCTCCGGCCGATTTTATGACGCTTGACGGCACGTTGTACACGGACGAGGACGGCCAGCCGTGGATGGTGTATGCCCACGAATGGATTCAGCTCATTGACGGCACTTTTGAAGCGATTCGGCTGCGCGGCGATTTGACGGAAGCGGGCGGCGAGCCGGTTCATCTGTTCAAGGCTTCGGACGCCCCGTGGATCAAAGCGGAGGCGAAGCCGGACACGAAGCACCGCGTCTATGTGACCGACGGCTGCCAGCTGTACCGGACGTCGGGCGGCCGCCTTGTCATGCTGTGGTCCAGCTACAATAAGGACGGCTACGTGCAGACGATCGCGCGGTCCCGCTCGGGCAGGCTGGAAGGACCTTGGGAACAGCTCGAACCGCTCGTCTATGGAGACAGCGGGCACGGGATGCTTTTCGAAACCTTCGCGGGAGAGACGCTGCTCATTTTACACCGGCCGTTCCGGATGCCCGAGTCCAGAGCGAACATTTATGCCATGCGCGATACCGGCGTCAGCTTCGAAGTCGTGCGCGCACGCGATGACCTCCACGGCAGCTAG
- a CDS encoding OmpL47-type beta-barrel domain-containing protein: MKKRYNKPAWLPLLLALIIPLQFVQPKSVSAAPAAPPVMLQDDFSDGDYTANPVWTVASGTWTVAADPADSGNKVLRQTDTGEGIITAGDPAWTDSSISMRFNTGDGGGYPGILARVQDDKDFYYFQMQATGTLVLSKRIDGTDTVIKSAAYPMSKNTWYTLKMVLVGSSIKCYIVSGGTDKLVFDAADTTYAGGKIGIRNKWQAIQADDVTVAGAPPANASAVRSDAQTGSSIALQWDPADGASSYNVYRSTTPGSGYAFVANTTDTGFTDTGLTSDTAYYYKVAYLYGGLTESQWSSELSVRTKQVPPGAPTGQTAAAIDSSSVGLSWTAVPKATGYRVYRSADAGQTFAKVYDGTATSCTDTGLAPAAAYRYNITAYNPSGESPAAAAQATTYRYDAPANFKAASTTASSAALTWDPVKGTAVSYKVSRSSSADGTYVQLYSGTDTSFTDTGLTQGTGYFYTLSAVIDGTATAVSKPLGVGTVRTAYTPDQIWADTSGNPIDAHGAGFLYDPKTKKYYWYGEYHKGAWPSSGVRVYSSTDLLNWKDEGMALTMVKSMDDFTNDPLISKLYAGRTDTVDIWADIRLGRIIERPKVIYNDKTKKYVMWAHIDGDKDPYNDNANYGKAQAGYALSDSPTGPFVYQKSYRMDQCPPDQTDYQPGNPGMARDMNLFKDDDGTAYLIYSSEENRTIYISKLTDDYTDVTGWHKDGRVDANGNPVRDSTYKGVYGVDYIRVYPGGTREAPAVFKYNGNYYLLTSSATGWSPNENMVSVSSSMLGQWSPQVDPFVRTSPSDPNPLTSFNSQTASVLPVDPAKGKFIYVGDDWNGGNFSANGGAKYIWLPIEFGQGSDMTIKWYDSWTKDLLDHMGSVSTNVKLPEVITTGTALSLPQQIEVTPSGAAEAITTPVSWTVDAQPVTADTFAQPGPYTLQATLPAFNNKTLNFKLYAIPDKTVYFVNSGGYATSDYTLMTAYMQDTLINKDAVEQPYNPADAVPWGYTGTNSNPAGSTSGDIFNTLRYLNGGNVVHSPAGTDLTYKFTVRNGTYTVYTGFNDIWSNSTRKADLYINGAKKNAITFISDKVYANTVDVTDGTINVTVRNTAAQDPLINWIMIVDPAQTRDHAMGLKAVPSGAGSAAITWNKTPGALTYTLYRAAGPDGTYSPVYSGSEAEFHDTGLDPEVTYYYKVSSTGLSSPESPVSEPVTLEFDHTKPVTTLALTGTAGSGGWYTSEVTAALTASDDSSGVAKTEYRLGDSGDWTVYSEPIKLADDGLYTLQFRSTDQAGNVEDAKTSAVKVDKTAPAFKLFADGRELQAGDSISDDQPVTFEVYDNLSGVVSGQISVSDLVYAIDPAKGPSVTIDMAGMPGTHAVAVQAADAAGNKLQSGLQLNVTTSIDSIEALLGRYRAELREPLAQQLGSNLAQARHQLELGRPDQAAKMMGDFAKHLNNGALGTDGDEHAKAVLNADALALIAQWSGVS; this comes from the coding sequence GTGAAGAAAAGGTATAACAAGCCGGCATGGCTGCCGCTGCTGCTTGCCCTGATCATACCGCTCCAGTTTGTGCAGCCGAAGAGCGTTTCGGCTGCGCCCGCAGCGCCGCCGGTCATGCTGCAGGACGACTTCTCGGACGGGGATTATACGGCGAATCCGGTATGGACCGTTGCTTCGGGCACATGGACCGTCGCCGCGGACCCGGCCGATTCCGGGAACAAGGTGCTGCGCCAGACGGATACCGGGGAGGGCATTATTACCGCAGGGGATCCCGCCTGGACGGATTCCTCGATATCGATGCGTTTCAATACCGGGGACGGCGGAGGCTATCCGGGTATTTTGGCGCGCGTTCAGGATGACAAGGATTTTTATTATTTTCAAATGCAGGCCACCGGAACGCTGGTGCTCTCCAAGCGGATTGACGGCACCGACACCGTGATCAAGAGCGCCGCTTACCCGATGAGCAAAAACACGTGGTATACGCTTAAAATGGTGCTCGTCGGCAGCTCGATCAAGTGCTATATCGTGAGCGGAGGGACGGACAAGCTCGTTTTCGATGCGGCCGATACCACCTATGCCGGCGGCAAAATCGGCATCCGAAACAAGTGGCAGGCGATCCAGGCCGACGACGTGACGGTCGCGGGCGCACCGCCTGCCAACGCCTCCGCCGTTCGGTCCGACGCTCAAACGGGCTCCTCGATCGCCCTTCAATGGGATCCGGCCGACGGAGCCTCCAGCTACAACGTGTACCGTTCGACGACGCCGGGCAGCGGCTACGCTTTCGTGGCGAACACGACGGACACCGGCTTCACGGACACGGGCCTGACCTCCGATACCGCCTATTATTATAAAGTGGCTTATCTGTACGGCGGGTTGACGGAATCCCAGTGGTCGTCCGAGCTGAGCGTGCGGACGAAGCAGGTGCCGCCCGGCGCGCCGACCGGGCAGACGGCGGCCGCTATCGATTCGTCTTCGGTCGGGTTAAGCTGGACGGCCGTTCCCAAGGCGACCGGCTACAGGGTTTACCGCTCGGCGGACGCCGGCCAGACCTTCGCCAAGGTATACGACGGAACGGCGACCAGCTGCACGGATACGGGACTCGCTCCCGCTGCGGCTTACCGGTACAACATCACGGCCTATAATCCGAGCGGCGAATCGCCGGCCGCCGCCGCGCAGGCGACGACCTACCGGTACGACGCTCCGGCGAACTTCAAAGCGGCGTCGACGACCGCTTCTTCCGCAGCCTTGACCTGGGACCCCGTGAAAGGAACGGCGGTCAGCTACAAGGTGAGCCGGTCGTCAAGCGCGGACGGGACGTACGTCCAGCTGTACAGCGGCACGGACACGTCGTTTACCGATACCGGTTTGACGCAGGGCACCGGATATTTCTATACCCTTAGCGCCGTAATCGACGGGACGGCAACGGCCGTATCGAAGCCGCTCGGCGTCGGCACGGTGCGGACCGCTTATACTCCCGACCAGATTTGGGCGGATACGAGCGGCAATCCGATCGATGCGCACGGGGCAGGGTTCCTGTACGATCCGAAGACCAAAAAATATTACTGGTACGGCGAATATCATAAAGGCGCGTGGCCCTCATCGGGCGTCAGAGTCTATTCCTCGACCGACCTGCTCAACTGGAAGGACGAAGGCATGGCGCTGACGATGGTCAAATCGATGGACGATTTTACGAACGATCCGCTGATTTCCAAGCTGTATGCGGGCAGGACCGATACGGTCGACATTTGGGCGGACATCCGGCTGGGGCGGATTATCGAGCGGCCGAAGGTCATTTACAATGACAAAACGAAAAAATACGTCATGTGGGCGCATATCGACGGGGACAAAGACCCTTACAACGACAATGCGAACTACGGCAAAGCCCAGGCGGGCTATGCGCTGAGCGATTCGCCGACCGGCCCGTTCGTGTATCAGAAGAGCTACCGGATGGACCAGTGCCCGCCGGATCAGACCGATTATCAGCCGGGCAATCCGGGGATGGCGCGCGATATGAACCTGTTCAAGGACGACGACGGCACGGCTTATCTGATTTACTCCAGCGAAGAGAACCGGACGATCTATATCTCCAAGCTGACGGACGATTATACGGACGTGACCGGATGGCATAAGGACGGCCGCGTGGACGCAAACGGCAATCCGGTGCGCGATTCGACCTATAAAGGCGTGTACGGCGTCGATTATATCCGCGTATATCCGGGCGGCACGCGCGAGGCTCCGGCGGTGTTCAAATATAACGGCAATTATTATCTGCTGACCTCGAGCGCAACCGGATGGTCGCCGAACGAGAATATGGTCAGCGTTTCAAGCAGCATGCTGGGTCAGTGGTCGCCGCAGGTCGACCCGTTCGTCCGGACGTCGCCTTCCGACCCGAACCCGTTGACGTCGTTCAACTCTCAGACGGCCTCCGTCCTTCCGGTCGACCCGGCCAAAGGCAAATTTATCTACGTGGGCGACGACTGGAACGGCGGCAATTTCTCGGCAAACGGCGGCGCAAAATACATTTGGCTGCCGATCGAATTCGGGCAGGGCTCGGATATGACCATCAAATGGTACGACAGCTGGACCAAGGATCTGCTGGACCATATGGGCAGCGTGTCGACAAACGTCAAGCTTCCCGAGGTGATCACTACCGGAACGGCGCTTTCGCTTCCGCAGCAAATCGAAGTGACGCCGAGCGGCGCCGCCGAAGCGATAACGACGCCGGTCTCGTGGACGGTCGACGCGCAGCCGGTGACGGCGGACACCTTCGCGCAGCCGGGTCCGTATACGCTGCAGGCGACGCTTCCGGCGTTCAACAACAAGACGCTGAATTTTAAACTGTATGCGATTCCGGACAAAACGGTCTATTTCGTCAACAGCGGCGGCTATGCCACAAGCGATTATACGCTGATGACCGCTTACATGCAGGATACGCTGATCAACAAGGATGCCGTCGAGCAGCCGTACAATCCGGCGGACGCCGTTCCGTGGGGATACACAGGCACGAACTCCAATCCGGCCGGTTCGACGAGCGGAGATATTTTCAACACGCTCCGGTATTTGAACGGCGGCAATGTCGTCCATTCGCCGGCAGGTACAGACCTGACGTACAAGTTTACGGTCCGAAACGGAACCTACACGGTATACACGGGCTTTAACGATATTTGGAGCAACAGCACCCGGAAGGCGGACTTGTACATCAACGGCGCGAAAAAGAACGCGATCACCTTCATCTCCGACAAGGTGTACGCCAACACGGTCGACGTCACGGACGGCACGATCAACGTTACGGTGCGAAATACGGCGGCGCAGGATCCGCTCATCAACTGGATCATGATCGTCGACCCGGCGCAGACGCGCGACCACGCGATGGGGCTGAAGGCCGTGCCATCCGGGGCCGGTTCGGCGGCGATTACCTGGAACAAAACGCCGGGCGCTCTGACGTATACGCTGTACCGTGCGGCAGGCCCGGATGGAACGTATTCGCCGGTATATAGCGGGAGCGAGGCGGAATTTCACGACACCGGACTTGACCCCGAAGTCACGTATTATTACAAGGTCAGCTCAACCGGCCTCTCGTCGCCGGAATCGCCGGTGTCCGAGCCGGTCACGCTGGAATTCGATCATACGAAGCCGGTGACGACGCTTGCGCTGACCGGAACCGCAGGCAGCGGCGGCTGGTATACGTCGGAGGTGACCGCGGCACTGACCGCGTCGGACGATTCGTCGGGGGTGGCCAAGACCGAATACCGGCTTGGGGACAGCGGCGACTGGACCGTCTATTCGGAACCGATTAAGCTCGCCGATGACGGCTTGTACACGCTGCAGTTCCGCTCCACGGACCAGGCAGGCAATGTGGAGGACGCCAAGACGTCAGCGGTCAAGGTGGACAAAACGGCGCCGGCATTCAAGCTTTTCGCGGACGGGCGCGAGCTGCAAGCCGGGGATTCGATCAGCGACGACCAGCCGGTCACGTTCGAGGTTTACGATAACCTGTCGGGCGTTGTTTCGGGCCAAATCAGCGTAAGCGATCTGGTGTACGCGATCGATCCGGCCAAAGGACCGAGCGTCACGATCGATATGGCGGGCATGCCGGGAACCCATGCGGTGGCGGTCCAAGCCGCGGATGCCGCCGGAAACAAGCTTCAAAGCGGCCTGCAGTTAAACGTCACGACGAGCATCGATTCCATAGAAGCGCTGCTCGGTCGCTACCGGGCGGAGCTGAGGGAGCCTTTGGCGCAGCAGCTCGGCAGCAATCTTGCGCAGGCCCGGCACCAGCTTGAGCTGGGACGGCCGGACCAAGCTGCGAAGATGATGGGCGACTTCGCGAAGCATTTGAACAACGGCGCGCTCGGAACGGATGGCGACGAGCACGCGAAGGCGGTTCTGAACGCGGACGCCCTTGCGCTGATCGCGCAGTGGTCCGGCGTGTCATAA